Proteins encoded in a region of the Antedon mediterranea chromosome 2, ecAntMedi1.1, whole genome shotgun sequence genome:
- the LOC140040302 gene encoding tubulin beta-4A chain-like, producing the protein MPEIVHLQVGQCGNQIGCKFWEVVSEEHGIAPDGTYNGSSDLQLERINVFYNEATGGKYVPRAILVDLEPGTMDAARSGQYGQLFHPDNFIFGQTGAGNNWGKGYYTEGAELAESIVDVVRKEAEHCDCLQGFQLTHSLGGGTGSGLGTLLLGKIREEFPDRLLTNYSVVPSPKVSNVVIEPYNSTLSIHQLIENSDMTYCLDNEALYNINTQTLKVASPTFGDLNMLVSQAMSGITASLRFPGQLNADLRKLAVNMVPFPRMHFFMPGFAPLISRSSKEYANLTVAELTQQMFDSRNMMTACDPRHGRYLTAAAVFRGRLSMKEVEKELYKTQSKNSNYFVEWIPNNIKTAVCDIPPQNLEVAASFIGNNTALQEVFKRIGEQFSAMFRRKAFIHNYCGEGMDEMEFTEAEANMNDLISEFQQYEDYTEEEEECDQEIEEEDAEQ; encoded by the exons ATGCCTGAGATTGTGCATTTACAAGTAGGCCAATGCGGCAACCAGATTGGTTGCAAG ttttgGGAGGTAGTTTCTGAAGAACATGGAATTGCACCAGATGGGACATACAATGGCAGCTCCGACCTTCAATTAGAGAGAATCAACGTCTTCTACAACGAAGCAACGGGTGGCAAGTATGTTCCACGGGCAATACTCGTTGACCTTGAGCCTGGCACGATGGATGCCGCACGGTCTGGACAATACGGTCAGCTTTTCCATCCAGACAACTTCATATTTGGACAGACTGGTGCTGGCAACAACTGGGGAAAGGGTTACTATACAGAAGGAGCAGAATTAGCTGAATCGATTGTTGATGTTGTCAGGAAGGAAGCTGAACATTGTGATTGTCTTCAAGGTTTCCAGTTAACGCACTCACTCGGTGGAGGAACCGGTTCAGGACTGGGCACTCTACTCCTTGGGAAAATCCGCGAAGAATTTCCAGATAGGCTTCTGACAAATTACAGCGTTGTGCCATCTCCAAAAGTGTCAAATGTAGTCATAGAGCCGTATAATAGTACTCTATCGATACACCAGTTAATTGAAAACTCTGACATGACGTACTGCCTTGATAATGAGGCATTGTACAACATAAACACACAGACATTGAAAGTGGCATCGCCGACATTTGGCGACTTGAATATGTTGGTATCTCAAGCTATGAGCGGTATCACGGCAAGTCTTCGATTCCCTGGCCAACTGAACGCGGACCTTAGAAAACTAGCAGTGAATATGGTTCCATTCCCGCGGATGCATTTCTTCATGCCAGGTTTTGCACCGTTGATCAGCCGCTCGAGTAAAGAATACGCCAACCTAACTGTTGCCGAATTAACGCAACAGATGTTTGATTCCCGTAACATGATGACAGCATGCGATCCGAGACACGGACGATATCTTACCGCAGCAGCAGTCTTCCGAGGCCGGCTTTCAATGAAAGAGGTCGAGAAAGAATTGTACAAAACTCAAAGTAAAAACAGTAATTACTTTGTAGAGTGGATtccaaataatataaaaactgcAGTCTGCGATATACCGCCACAAAACTTGGAAGTGGCCGCGTCTTTTATTGGAAACAACACCGCTCTTCAAGAGGTATTTAAACGCATTGGTGAACAGTTTTCAGCGATGTTCCGACGGAAAGCTTTCATTCATAACTACTGTGGAGAAGGTATGGATGAGATGGAATTTACAGAAGCAGAAGCGAACATGAACGACTTAATATCTGAATTCCAACAGTATGAGGATTATACTGAAGAGGAGGAGGAATGTGACCAAGAGATAGAGGAAGAAGATGCAGAGCAGTAA
- the LOC140040300 gene encoding uncharacterized protein isoform X2, producing MFFSYCKDENLDLKHDKPFLLSMANRGKDTNGSQFFITTKPAPHLDSLHVVFGQVVSGEDIVSNVESLKTDSNSKPVADVRISSCGELVLRVKTKESKKSKKKKKEAAESSDSDSDKSAGEEKKRKKRKKKEKKNKKSKKKSKKEEEEPVVKQEVVESEFVSSIKAAEIPEVPSNKFLFRRSPEKNEDNKSNGVKNVAGGNIRRQLSSESRMKISRSGRKIRGRGTLRYRTPSRSRSRSVTPPHWRKENQRLEVQRMQKAGPNRWARGNFEERQLGNRQQVNRISPGKWETGKIMEDPEEKRERQEKKQQERDREREKREKEQKERRDRRQKEEENRDRRKRQEEERNKRKSRDEEKENTKAKSPSRQKEDHSNDRSRRKISPIRMSAAKSPVKSRAKSQSQSPDRPRERRSRISPPRERERNKARTNKSPIRSRDDNVRRKSPIKNSARQRSPAVSKERTVFYSNATQRSLDGSKERVRRRSSSNERTNQRSPIRSRDRQNSFNRSTDERKTQPSSREATNKGSPSPPRRISSKRERSPVKSRGIGSRQSRSSSRSRERNNDSRDRRTRSDKSPGLQNRRNDDQRKKLETNKSDRRRSRSSSNRSSVEPIQEAKKSRRFSRPSPSPEPPVSHIKEQKDVRGQGFMSHDGQDRSESDLEARKEEEDDPYSMEARRRHQLAKEKKSNMSVKETFQWKPMDEVEYEEKSPVVKTIEKDSPEEIQEEDLIEQVEKAREEYKKLEEQEIRDKERHIELLKERHIEVVKVETPRVVTPPPVKEPEVHSPSSTGIRIVEQVTAEVLKSIEKKKSEVTPLPKSKTTPKSSEKQKSSRRSRESSESSDSSRERNRTRRKRRSPSSSSDDGRRRRISPRRRRSPPRRRSPPRRRTPPRRRSPVRRKSPVRRSRSRSRSRDRKRSPRRRSRSPYRRRYSPSNRRSRRSRSRSRTPPRRRSPPRGRGRRRSTSSSRSSSSGSSRSRSYSSRSRSRSSSSGSSSD from the exons ATGTTCTTCAGTTATTGTAAAG atgAAAATTTAGATTTAAAACATGATAAGCCATTTCTCCTCTCCATGGCCAATAGAGGCAAGGATACCAACGGATCACAGTTTTTCAt AACGACGAAGCCAGCTCCGCATTTGGATAG CTTGCATGTTGTGTTTGGACAAGTAGTCTCTGGTGAAGATATAGTATCCAATGTAGAATCTTTAAAGACCGATTCAAATTCAAAACCAGTGGCTGATGTCAGAATCTCCAGTTGTGGAGAGTTGGTTCTGCGGGTCAAAACAAAAG AATCAAAGAAGtcgaagaaaaaaaagaaagaagcaGCTGAGAGTTCAGACTCTGATTCAGACAAATCAGCAGGAGAAGAAAAGAAACGTAAAAAAcgaaagaagaaagaaaagaaaaataaaaagtctAAGAAAAAGTCCAAGAAAGAAGAAGA AGAACCAGTTGTAAAACAGGAGGTTGTAGAGAGTGAGTTTGTGTCATCTATTAAGGCAGCCGAGATTCCTGAAGTTCCTTCcaacaagtttctctttcgtaGATCTCCGGAAAAGAATGAAGACAATAAATc GAATGGAGTTAAAAATGTAGCTGGTGGGAACATAAGACGCCAGTTATCGTCTGAATCACGTATGAAGATCTCGCGGTCAGGTCGTAAAATACGAGGAAGAGGCACGCTG CGTTACCGCACTCCTTCCCGTTCAAGATCAAGGAGTGTGACGCCACCTCATTGGCGAAAAGAGAATCAGAGACTCGAAGTTCAAAGGATGCAAAAAGCCGGTCCTAACCGATGGGCAAGAGGCAACTTTGAGGAAAGGCAATTGGGAAACCGACAACAGGTGAATAGAATATCACCTGGTAAATGGGAAACTGGGAAAATTATGGAAGATCCAGAGGAAAAGAG AGAAcgacaagaaaaaaaacaacaggaGAGAGATAGAGAACGGGAAAAAAGGGAGAAGGAACAAAAGGAGAGAAGGGATAGAAGACAAAAAGAAGAGGAGAACCGTGATCGAAGGAAGAGACAAGAAGAAGAAAG aaataaaagaaaatctaGAGATGAAGAAAAGGAAAACACAAAAGCGAAGTCACCAAGTCGACAAAAAGAAGATCATTCAAATGATAGATCTCGCAGAAAAATTTCTCCAATCAGGATGAGTGCAGCAAAGTCCCCGGTAAAATCAAGAGCAAAGTCGCAATCACAGTCACCTGATAGGCCCAGGGAAAGAAGATCTCGTATATCACCACCTAGAGAACGTGAACGGAACAAGGCCAGAACCAACAAATCACCTATTCGGTCAAGAGATGATAATGTGAGACGTAAATCGCCCATTAAAAATAGTGCCCGTCAACGATCACCTGCTGTATCGAAAGAAAGAACAGTATTTTATAGCAATGCCACTCAAAGGTCACTGGATGGGTCAAAAGAAAGAGTTAGACGTAGATCATCATCAAATGAAAGAACCAATCAAAGATCTCCTATCAGATCAAGAGACCGGCAAAACTCCTTCAACAGGTCAACAGATGAACGTAAAACACAACCATCAAGTCGGGAAGCCACTAATAAGGGATCTCCTTCCCCACCAAGACGCATTTCTTCGAAAAGAGAAAGATCTCCTGTGAAATCAAGAGGAATTGGTAGTAGGCAGTCGAGATCTAGCAGTAGATCCAGAGAAAGAAATAATGATAGCAGAGATAGAAGAACCAGGAGTGATAAATCACCAGGGCTCCAAAATCGAAG GAATGATGATCAACGGAAGAAGTTGGAGACAAATAAATCGGATAGACGTAGATCGAGATCAAG ttCCAACAGGTCCTCTGTGGAGCCTATTCAAGAGGCAAAGAAGTCTAGAAGATTCTCAAGACCTAGTCCATCTCCTGAACCTCCTGTCAGTCATATAAAAGAACAAAAGGATGTCAGAGGTCAGGGATTTATGAGTCACGACGGCCAGGATAGATCTGAATCTGATCTAGAAGCTAGAAAAGAAGAGGAAGATGACCCTTACTCCATGGAAGCTAGACGAAGGCACCAGCTAGCAAAAGAGAAGAAGTCCAACATGTCTGTGAAAGAAACATTCCAATGGAAACCTATGGATGAGGTGGAATATGAGGAGAAAAGTCCAGTTGTTAAGACCATAGAAAAAGACTCGCCTGAAGAGATACAGGAAGAAGACCTTATTGAACAAGTTGAGAAAGCAAGAGAGGAGTACAAGAAATTGGAAGAGCAAGAAATAAGGGATAAGGAGCGACATATAGAACTGCTGAAGGAAAGACACATAGAAGTGGTGAAAGTTGAGACACCACGTGTTGTAACACCACCACCTGTGAAAGAGCCAGAGGTTCATTCTCCATCTTCTACAGGTATAAGAATTGTAGAGCAGGTTACTGCAGAAGTCCTCAAGTcaattgaaaagaaaaagagTGAAGTTACACCTTTACCTAAAAGTAAAACTACACCAAAATCAAGTGAGAAGCAGAAATCATCTAGAAGGTCAAG AGAATCTTCCGAAAGTTCAGACTCTTCAAGAGAACGAAATCGTACCAGACGTAAAAGAAGAAGCCCAAGTTCAAGCTCTGATGATGGAAGAAGGCGTCG AATATCACCTAGAAGACGCAGATCACCACCACGGCGCCGATCACCCCCTCGACGTAGAACACCACCACGTCGTAGAAGCCCTGTAAGACGAAAGTCTCCTGTGCGCAGGTCGCGAAGTCGTTCACGCAGTAGAGATCGAAAGAG GTCACCAAGAAGGCGATCAAGATCACCTTATAGAAGACGTTATTCTCCCTCGAATCGTCGTTCCAG GAGAAGTCGTTCCCGAAGCAGAACACCACCACGCCGAAGAAGTCCACCAAGAGGGCGTGGACGGAGACGATCAACATCTTCGTCAAGAAGCTCCTCAAGTGGTAGCTCGCGTAGTCGATCATACAGTAGTAGGTCACGTTCACGAAGCTCAAGCAGTGGAAGCAGCAGTGACTAG
- the LOC140040301 gene encoding translin-like translates to MSSVQEVFSSFNDYLTTDQDIREEIRNSVRILEQTAREIMTLLQAIHQREGLKQVPTICQKSKEKFESVKAAYADLAGKFPLQHYYRFHDHWRFVTQRLIFLAALTTYIESDTLITREETAKLFGIEVEKGSGFILDLEDYLHGVLLLSNELSRLAVNSVTSGDYERPLKISSFLGEINTGFRLLNLKNDSLRKKFDSLKYDIKKVEEVVYDISIRGLMPERKIIKKELT, encoded by the exons ATGTCATCTGTTCAAGAAGTTTTTAGTAGTTTTAATGATTATCTCACAACAGATCAAGACATACGCGAG GAAATCAGAAATTCAGTTCGAATTCTGGAACAGACTGCTCGAGAGATTATGACATTGCTGCAGGCTATTCACCAAAGGGAAGGGCTAAaacaag TTCCAACAATTTGCCAAAAGAGCAAAGAGAAGTTTGAGAGTGTAAAGGCTGCTTATGCAGATCTTGCAGGAAAATTCCCTTTACAGCATTACTACAG ATTTCATGACCATTGGCGTTTTGTTACACAACGGCTTATCTTCCTTGCTGCACTGACAACATACATCGAATCCGACACACTGATAACCAGAGAAGAGACAGCCAAATTGTTTGGAA TTGAAGTTGAAAAGGGAAGTGGTTTCATTCTGGATTTAGAAGACTACTTGCATGGCGTACTTTTGTTATCTAATGAAttg tCACGACTTGCAGTCAACAGTGTTACATCTGGTGATTATGAACGACCTTTGAAGATATCATCATTCCTGGGTGAAATAAACACAGGTTTCAGGTtactcaatttaaaaaatgacagTCTGCgtaaaaagtttgatagtctgAAATATGACATAAAGAAAGTGGAAGAAGTTGTGTACGATATCAGCATAAGAGGTCTGATGCCAGAAAGGAAAATTATCAAGAAAGAATTAACATAA
- the LOC140040300 gene encoding uncharacterized protein isoform X1, which yields MSLEEQHRPRCFLDFSVNGTTVGRVVFELFADLCPITCENFRALCTGEKGVGKVTGKPLHYKDTPIHRIVKDFIIQSGDFSAGNGTGGESIYDGTFKDENLDLKHDKPFLLSMANRGKDTNGSQFFITTKPAPHLDSLHVVFGQVVSGEDIVSNVESLKTDSNSKPVADVRISSCGELVLRVKTKESKKSKKKKKEAAESSDSDSDKSAGEEKKRKKRKKKEKKNKKSKKKSKKEEEEPVVKQEVVESEFVSSIKAAEIPEVPSNKFLFRRSPEKNEDNKSNGVKNVAGGNIRRQLSSESRMKISRSGRKIRGRGTLRYRTPSRSRSRSVTPPHWRKENQRLEVQRMQKAGPNRWARGNFEERQLGNRQQVNRISPGKWETGKIMEDPEEKRERQEKKQQERDREREKREKEQKERRDRRQKEEENRDRRKRQEEERNKRKSRDEEKENTKAKSPSRQKEDHSNDRSRRKISPIRMSAAKSPVKSRAKSQSQSPDRPRERRSRISPPRERERNKARTNKSPIRSRDDNVRRKSPIKNSARQRSPAVSKERTVFYSNATQRSLDGSKERVRRRSSSNERTNQRSPIRSRDRQNSFNRSTDERKTQPSSREATNKGSPSPPRRISSKRERSPVKSRGIGSRQSRSSSRSRERNNDSRDRRTRSDKSPGLQNRRNDDQRKKLETNKSDRRRSRSSSNRSSVEPIQEAKKSRRFSRPSPSPEPPVSHIKEQKDVRGQGFMSHDGQDRSESDLEARKEEEDDPYSMEARRRHQLAKEKKSNMSVKETFQWKPMDEVEYEEKSPVVKTIEKDSPEEIQEEDLIEQVEKAREEYKKLEEQEIRDKERHIELLKERHIEVVKVETPRVVTPPPVKEPEVHSPSSTGIRIVEQVTAEVLKSIEKKKSEVTPLPKSKTTPKSSEKQKSSRRSRESSESSDSSRERNRTRRKRRSPSSSSDDGRRRRISPRRRRSPPRRRSPPRRRTPPRRRSPVRRKSPVRRSRSRSRSRDRKRSPRRRSRSPYRRRYSPSNRRSRRSRSRSRTPPRRRSPPRGRGRRRSTSSSRSSSSGSSRSRSYSSRSRSRSSSSGSSSD from the exons ATGTCACTGGAAGAACAACACCGTCCTCGCTGTTTCCTTGACTTTTCAGTTAATGGAACAACTG TAGGAAGAGTTGTGTTTGAACTTTTTGCTGACCTTTGCCCTATCACCTGCGAGAATTTCAGAGCCCTGTGTACAG GTGAGAAAGGAGTTGGAAAGGTTACAGGTAAACCCCTTCATTAcaaggacacccctattcatagAATAGTCAAGGATTTTATCATCCAAAGTGGTGATTTTAGTGCAG gaaaTGGAACTGGAGGGGAGTCAATTTATGATGGTACTTTTAAAG atgAAAATTTAGATTTAAAACATGATAAGCCATTTCTCCTCTCCATGGCCAATAGAGGCAAGGATACCAACGGATCACAGTTTTTCAt AACGACGAAGCCAGCTCCGCATTTGGATAG CTTGCATGTTGTGTTTGGACAAGTAGTCTCTGGTGAAGATATAGTATCCAATGTAGAATCTTTAAAGACCGATTCAAATTCAAAACCAGTGGCTGATGTCAGAATCTCCAGTTGTGGAGAGTTGGTTCTGCGGGTCAAAACAAAAG AATCAAAGAAGtcgaagaaaaaaaagaaagaagcaGCTGAGAGTTCAGACTCTGATTCAGACAAATCAGCAGGAGAAGAAAAGAAACGTAAAAAAcgaaagaagaaagaaaagaaaaataaaaagtctAAGAAAAAGTCCAAGAAAGAAGAAGA AGAACCAGTTGTAAAACAGGAGGTTGTAGAGAGTGAGTTTGTGTCATCTATTAAGGCAGCCGAGATTCCTGAAGTTCCTTCcaacaagtttctctttcgtaGATCTCCGGAAAAGAATGAAGACAATAAATc GAATGGAGTTAAAAATGTAGCTGGTGGGAACATAAGACGCCAGTTATCGTCTGAATCACGTATGAAGATCTCGCGGTCAGGTCGTAAAATACGAGGAAGAGGCACGCTG CGTTACCGCACTCCTTCCCGTTCAAGATCAAGGAGTGTGACGCCACCTCATTGGCGAAAAGAGAATCAGAGACTCGAAGTTCAAAGGATGCAAAAAGCCGGTCCTAACCGATGGGCAAGAGGCAACTTTGAGGAAAGGCAATTGGGAAACCGACAACAGGTGAATAGAATATCACCTGGTAAATGGGAAACTGGGAAAATTATGGAAGATCCAGAGGAAAAGAG AGAAcgacaagaaaaaaaacaacaggaGAGAGATAGAGAACGGGAAAAAAGGGAGAAGGAACAAAAGGAGAGAAGGGATAGAAGACAAAAAGAAGAGGAGAACCGTGATCGAAGGAAGAGACAAGAAGAAGAAAG aaataaaagaaaatctaGAGATGAAGAAAAGGAAAACACAAAAGCGAAGTCACCAAGTCGACAAAAAGAAGATCATTCAAATGATAGATCTCGCAGAAAAATTTCTCCAATCAGGATGAGTGCAGCAAAGTCCCCGGTAAAATCAAGAGCAAAGTCGCAATCACAGTCACCTGATAGGCCCAGGGAAAGAAGATCTCGTATATCACCACCTAGAGAACGTGAACGGAACAAGGCCAGAACCAACAAATCACCTATTCGGTCAAGAGATGATAATGTGAGACGTAAATCGCCCATTAAAAATAGTGCCCGTCAACGATCACCTGCTGTATCGAAAGAAAGAACAGTATTTTATAGCAATGCCACTCAAAGGTCACTGGATGGGTCAAAAGAAAGAGTTAGACGTAGATCATCATCAAATGAAAGAACCAATCAAAGATCTCCTATCAGATCAAGAGACCGGCAAAACTCCTTCAACAGGTCAACAGATGAACGTAAAACACAACCATCAAGTCGGGAAGCCACTAATAAGGGATCTCCTTCCCCACCAAGACGCATTTCTTCGAAAAGAGAAAGATCTCCTGTGAAATCAAGAGGAATTGGTAGTAGGCAGTCGAGATCTAGCAGTAGATCCAGAGAAAGAAATAATGATAGCAGAGATAGAAGAACCAGGAGTGATAAATCACCAGGGCTCCAAAATCGAAG GAATGATGATCAACGGAAGAAGTTGGAGACAAATAAATCGGATAGACGTAGATCGAGATCAAG ttCCAACAGGTCCTCTGTGGAGCCTATTCAAGAGGCAAAGAAGTCTAGAAGATTCTCAAGACCTAGTCCATCTCCTGAACCTCCTGTCAGTCATATAAAAGAACAAAAGGATGTCAGAGGTCAGGGATTTATGAGTCACGACGGCCAGGATAGATCTGAATCTGATCTAGAAGCTAGAAAAGAAGAGGAAGATGACCCTTACTCCATGGAAGCTAGACGAAGGCACCAGCTAGCAAAAGAGAAGAAGTCCAACATGTCTGTGAAAGAAACATTCCAATGGAAACCTATGGATGAGGTGGAATATGAGGAGAAAAGTCCAGTTGTTAAGACCATAGAAAAAGACTCGCCTGAAGAGATACAGGAAGAAGACCTTATTGAACAAGTTGAGAAAGCAAGAGAGGAGTACAAGAAATTGGAAGAGCAAGAAATAAGGGATAAGGAGCGACATATAGAACTGCTGAAGGAAAGACACATAGAAGTGGTGAAAGTTGAGACACCACGTGTTGTAACACCACCACCTGTGAAAGAGCCAGAGGTTCATTCTCCATCTTCTACAGGTATAAGAATTGTAGAGCAGGTTACTGCAGAAGTCCTCAAGTcaattgaaaagaaaaagagTGAAGTTACACCTTTACCTAAAAGTAAAACTACACCAAAATCAAGTGAGAAGCAGAAATCATCTAGAAGGTCAAG AGAATCTTCCGAAAGTTCAGACTCTTCAAGAGAACGAAATCGTACCAGACGTAAAAGAAGAAGCCCAAGTTCAAGCTCTGATGATGGAAGAAGGCGTCG AATATCACCTAGAAGACGCAGATCACCACCACGGCGCCGATCACCCCCTCGACGTAGAACACCACCACGTCGTAGAAGCCCTGTAAGACGAAAGTCTCCTGTGCGCAGGTCGCGAAGTCGTTCACGCAGTAGAGATCGAAAGAG GTCACCAAGAAGGCGATCAAGATCACCTTATAGAAGACGTTATTCTCCCTCGAATCGTCGTTCCAG GAGAAGTCGTTCCCGAAGCAGAACACCACCACGCCGAAGAAGTCCACCAAGAGGGCGTGGACGGAGACGATCAACATCTTCGTCAAGAAGCTCCTCAAGTGGTAGCTCGCGTAGTCGATCATACAGTAGTAGGTCACGTTCACGAAGCTCAAGCAGTGGAAGCAGCAGTGACTAG
- the LOC140040303 gene encoding RING finger protein 32-like, translated as MNSKHRNKSVPAEPNKTTENTALAAVAFQDHIASGLSLVDPLRKKQIHFATPKKKLNAVKSTINTGKRKNVKVKKEEAKDEEYVIDYEPTMLTLAQRMGLVAAPEQPLTENEWKEAKEKSNCREDSTQPCVICKEDFGFQEQVLLSCTHVFHRTCLQAFERFTGKKSCPMCRKVHYQTRVIHEGSKVHRIRCVVRIQAHWRGYIVRSWYKNLRKTVPPNDPKLRKKFYEEKLELITDRLVGSYDTSVDDFLSEIDRSMEASRRIFEHLDASGLRSITDEEWQVIQVKALKRADTDCPICIMPLEGSPDDSSPRPSPDRLAKRQTVLLSCTHVFHNVCLSAFEELSFIERNVCPVCRSGYHKHVL; from the exons ATGAATTCTAAACATCGTAATAAAAGTGTTCCTGCTGAGCCTAATAAG ACAACTGAAAACACAGCATTAGCTGCCGTTGCTTTCCAAGATCACATAGCCAGTGGCCTATCACTAGTCGACCCTCTCAGGAAAAAACAAATTCACTTTGCTACACCAAAGAAGAAATTAAATGCTGTAAAGTCGACAATTAATACTGGAAAAAGGAAAAATGTGAAAGTTAAAAAAGAGGAGGCTAAAGATGAAGAATATGTCATAGATTATGAACCAACAATGTTAACTTTGG CTCAACGGATGGGTCTGGTTGCAGCCCCTGAACAACCCCTAACTGAGAATGAATGGAAAGAGGCAAAAGAAAAGTCTAACTGCAGAGAAGACTCTACACAACCATGCGTCATATGCAAGGAAGATTTCGGTTTTCAAGAACAG GTTTTATTATCCTGTACACATGTTTTTCATCGG ACATGTTTGCAAGCATTTGAGAGATTTACCGGTAAAAAGTCATGTCCAATGTGTCGGAAAGTACATTATCAGACAAGGGTCATTCATGAAGGCTCAAAAGTACATCGCATTCGATGTGTTGTTAG GATACAAGCACACTGGAGAGGATATATTGTTAGAAGTTGGTACAAGAACCTCCGTAAAACAGTTCCTCCAAACGATCCAAAGCTAAGGAAGAAATTTTATGAAGAGAAG cttgaGTTGATCACAGATAGATTAGTGGGATCATACGACACAAGCGTCGATGATTTTCTCTCTGAAATTGATCGTTCTATGGAAGCAAGCAGACGTATCTTTGAGCACCTTGACGCTTCAGGACTAAGAAGTATCACTGACGAAGAATGGCAAGTTATTCAAGTGaag GCGTTGAAACGAGCAGACACAGATTGTCCAATCTGCATCATGCCATTAGAAGGATCTCCAGATGACTCCTCACCAAGACCATCACCAGATCGTCTAGCGAAACGGCAGACAGTTTTGCTGTCCTGTACTCATGTCTTTCACAATGTCTGTCTGTCGGCTTTTGAGGAGCTATCATTCATTGAGCGTAATGTTTGTCCTGTATGTCGGTCAGGCTACCACAAACATGTTCTTTAA